The Raphanus sativus cultivar WK10039 unplaced genomic scaffold, ASM80110v3 Scaffold1185, whole genome shotgun sequence genome includes the window TATGCGAACCATGAAACATTATATCAACTTGAATCATTCTCGCTCTCGCCCACATATTTACCATTACGGCTGCAGTAGAGATATGTGTTATATTCAAATCAATAAAACAAGAATCTAGAATTATTTGTCAACAATTAGTGACTACATTCTAAATGTTGTAGATTTGCACATGTATTAGCCATTGCAAGTATTTGTCGATGAGTGTACATATCAAATATAATGGAAGACGGGACCATATCTAATGGAAGGGTCGGGCGACTCAATAATCTCCGATTACTCTTGTGTGTTTCTTcgtttcttttataaaattttgtcgcatttttaattttttatatatttatatatcgtATTTTCCACAATTTGTTTGTTATAGACGTGAAAGACAAACTGCTTAacattatactattttattttcgtTTATGAATGACGAAACAGACAAAAGGAACACTATTCAGCAATGAATCCAAAGTCGACATATCAGAAGTAAAATCCAAAAGAAAGTTCACGAACAATCTAGAAGATGGTATACTATTGGGAAGAAGACTTGTACTCCCTCCATTTCGATTTAATTgtcgttgtaaaaaaaaaaaatcgtttcaaaataagtatcattttatagtttcaatgcaaaatttattaaaaaaattctgtattttatttttttattggttgaaatgtggTTAGATGTATtgataattgtgtttttattttgaaaatatacaaatcatatgtttttttaatctgtatGCATAAATCTAGAacgacaattaaaatgaaacggaagaagtatataataaataatatgaaaggGTAGAACGAAAATGTTACAATATAGATgttgtatgtttaactatatgATTGTATAACTATCGACAGAGCCTTAGAGAGTAATTACTAAGTAGCAGAAAAGTAGTACCAACAAAGAGAGAGGTGTAAATTTGCAAGAATGTTTCGTTTTCTCAGTAATGGCTTAAGATAAAGAAACAACTGTTTTGGGTCCATACTCCTCTTCTCTTTCCGTCTACCATTTCGAAATTTATCGTCTAATTTCTCCACTTCGTTGTCCCATTTAATTCCGGTTGAGAATGATTATTTAGTGGTTTTTAGTCTATATAGTTACAGATTTATTGCTATATGTAAATGTTTAAAGTTTGAACTCTAAAGATAActgttttgaaaagaaaacagGAAACTGGAAGACCGTATTTTTTTGGTAGAGTCTACGATTCTGTTAAAACAAGATTGATaaaagaagaataataaaaacGGTGAAAAGTTATAAGACTTTTAATCATGTTATACCCGTTTTACCTGATCAGAAGCTATATGGACAACTACTATTAAGCAAGGTCAAAAGAACCTTTAACAAAGTCGCAAATCAAGTAAGGCGATTATGTTAACAACTGATAAACACTCTTGGATCACTAATCCTATAATCGGACGGTAGAGATAAGAGGAAGAGTTGATTATTTAGAGGGTCAACAATCAAGAGCCACCACTTAAGATATAGTTTAtctatttatgtattattttttgagttatttttgggttcaccccctagggtaaatctttaggttcaccaaccaatagaaacttgtcattttagattcaatatcttttaattaaagaaataaataatttgtcaaattatattattttttcaaaataaaatttaaaaataaataaaaacagtatataaaaacgaattaaaaaaaattaatgttgtcaacaaaacactaaactctaaactctagctaatactaaaccctaaactctaatactaaatcctaaactctaatcataaaccctaaacccttggataaaccataaacccttgggtaaaccataaacccttggaaaaaacactaaacatgttgtcaacaaaacactaaaccctaaactctaatcctaaaccctaaacccttggataaaccctaacccttagaaaaacactaaacatttggataaattctaaactataaatcttaaacactaaactccaaatcttataaataaatattttttaaaaataatctttagtgagaactattgttatttttatttatttaatctttttatttattttaaaagcataatataatttggcaagttatttttgttccttaattaaaagatactagatttaaaataacaattttctattggttggttcaccctagggggtgaacccaagaaaaatcttattttttcaTCAAACTGTAAAAGTACTGAGAGCCGAAATAAGGATGCAAAGGTATATGCTATTTCAACGTTAAGTGGTAGAGATGCGGTTGTAATATTCTCATTTTCGTGTGTATCATTGATGCACATTAAATAGtagtttttcaaatatttttataactgaTGTGGTCCAAATTCTCGATACTAAGGATTAATATAGTAAGAAgaaatgaaacaatagtttccaaaaaaaagaagaaatgaaaattaaaagaaaggATGATAGAGCGTATACAttaagggcctgactggtgtaaccacagcggttgcggttgcggttgcgggagtttgcgggtgcggattggttgcggttttaagcgttttctagagatttgtacgactggtacaactgttagaaattgttgcgtttgcgggactctatgactggtaaactaccaacgcaacatctgttaaataataatattaacaatatttacattttatgtaattaataaaaaatattaaaatcataataatatgatataatataaaatttatatttataaaatcatattattcaattttaaaaatttatagaaaatattttatttttgatttttataatataaattgaaatataatatgaatacattttacaatttctattatttcaattgaaaatttttattggatatttttagtaattatttttatttattctgtttttttaaaaaaaaatttaccttcccgcaaccgcaaacgctagctggaaccagtttttgattttaagaggttcagaGCGATTTGTAGTGTttttgtgattgtttcgaaacgccaacaaccgctatgaaccgcataagctgcgtttgcggatggtagcgggaaaaccagtcagcccctAAACATGACAAACATTGACAAATACTATATGGATATACTCATATACAAAACATGgggaaaataaataatttaattattattttttctttgtgaaatgcttaaaatctaaaataataagagttctgttgttaaaaaaaagttccAAAATTGTGTTAGTTTGTGGGttaattccaaaaataaaataaaaaacacttGAAATAAAGCTACTAAACCAAACTCCCCAACAACCATTTGCTCCATTTCTGGCTACATCCGTCTTAACCGGATAAAGTTATAAAGTCAATTTGATTACAGACAGAGTTAGTCCCTCACTTATAGCCAAAATGTTAAGATCAATTCTCAGATGTTGTAATGATCAAACAAAATCACAAATCACCCGATGGTTATAACTAAATTAAACCTAACAGAAAACGAGTGACTTGACATGTTatcaaaatacaaagaaaaatgaatattaatatagaagaaacaaatgttgcaaaaaaaaaaaactatatacgcagaagaaaacaaaaggcATTTCTTTGTTGTGTTATGTAAAATGCATACTTAGTGAGGAGGAGGATAGGAGTAATTAAATTTAAGCCAATAGAGAGAGATGTAGGCAGTTGAGTAGAGGTTAATGAGAATCAGGACCACAGTATGGGCTTTGTTCAGCTATTATGTCTGCATTTTAATATGATGTGTAACATTCTCAAGTCTACTTTTTTCTCCAAAATCAATTTTAGTGGCcctatctctatctctctaccTTTGTCAAGGTCGGCCCTTTTCTTCTCATTCTACTAGACCCACAAAGCCACACCtatttatcatcatcatcatcatctctctttctctaaagcatataaacaaaaagtatGCATTTAAGTAAAAAGAAGCTGAATAATTTATACATACTGGTGTGTCATGTGTGCGTAGATATGATGTGGATCGTGTCAAGTTTATGTAAGCCACTTATGCGGCTACTGGGTCCTCCTGTGGGACCTAACTTGGTAGACCTTTAGTATTCAGATTCATAGTATCAACAAGAACCAATGCAATCGTTTCGTTACAAAGTCCTACCTTCTTATCCATTAAGGCTATATGCCACAGAAGTGCCTAATGATTGTAGTATGAGAGTTTTGGTGGTATTATATTCAATTATCTAAGTATGGGAGGGAGTACAAAGGAGTTAAAATCTTGGTCATGTTTAAGTGCAGACGAGCGTACAGAGGTCTTGTGTCCTGGCTTGTGATATGTTGGTGTAAGGAAATATCCTGAACTTTCCATTGGCCATACACGTTAGTGTTAGCTGAGCATCACTCACCATTTCCTATCAAATTTGCATACATTGGACAATGATTAAAACACTCGAATTCTAGAATCAATGTCACGCCAAGCTTTAAGGTATACCTCGCAGGAAGTAGTCATGTCGCTGCAGCTCCATTTCCTGGTTGGAACACAGTCAACATAGCGACACCAGTTGCAATGGCGGTTGAGATTAACTCCCCAGCACGCTGCTATTAAAACCCCAGCAAGTCTGAGGAAAGAGAGACAAAGATGGATAAGCTTATACATGCCACAAGAACGCAGAGAGATAGAGCAAGATCAAAAAGAGGACTCTCACATTCCACAGAACAAGACCAGGCATACAATCCTTAACACTGGTCTGTCAAACATTTCTTTAAGCCTTGTGGAACTTCTCATATCATCTTCAAACAGTTTTCCCTTGTGAGGTGGGGGGTCCTGCCTCAGCTGTGGGGTGAATAACAGCACAAATCCAAGAAGGAATCCTGATATGAAACCGCCAATATTCGCAAAGTTGTCTATGTACGGAAGAAAGCCGATCAGGAAATTGACTGTGGAGATGGTGATTATTATCACCAATGCTGAAACCTGTAGCAAGCAAAACATAAGACACAATAAGCAGAAGAGGTTAAAGACAAGAAGAAAACACAAGATATCCTTGACCTTGGAGGTATATAGATTCCAGTTCCTTGCAAGTGCAGAAAGCATAGCTCCAATCAATCCAAAGAAAGCAGCACCAGAACAGATTGATGGGATGTTTCGAACAAACAACACAGCAAACAGACTTCCCACAATGCCAGAGAGGAAGTATATCACTGCAATCCTGACTACAGAACCAAAGCAAAAGCAGAGAAAGGCAGATTATAAACGTTGATAAACCCAACCATCAAAAACAGATTAGATGAGGTGAATGAAAGTGAAGGAGTGGACTTTTACATGGTCCATATCTCTGCTCCATGAATATCCCAACGAAAATCAAACTCCCTAGATTTATCAGAAGATGAAACAATCCACTGTGCAGCCAGGGAGACGTCAACACACGCCAAATCTCATGTTTCTCAACCAGAGCATTCCAATAAAGACCTCCCATGTGTTCGAAGCTGCAAACTCACAGTGAAATATGATGCACAGAGCTTCATAATCAGTCGCTAGAAGCAACAAACCAACCTGCTTCCTTCAGTTTCCTAAAACCTATAgatctaagaagaagaagaagcagcacTACGATCTGTAACTTAGTATCGAGTGATTCATCAAACAGAACGTAGCAAACAATAAGATCCACACAGATCACACTCTATAGAACAACACAGAATCGAAGAACTTGCCGTTGTTATCTAAGATCGAGACCTAATGAATTACTAAGGATCTTCCGCATTGAATTAGAGATCGATTCCACAAGCATATACTATCAGAGACCTAAGCGAAACTCAGCGCCGAGAGAGGGAGAGGTACTCACGTAGAAGCGGAGGGACCGAGCATAGGATTCTCGGAGAGAGGCTGGAAGGAGAATCGGCCGAGTAATTTGGCGGCGCAGTGACCGTTAGAGTTTCTGGAGCAGTCGTTGACTCCCATAGTCACAGCGAATACGACGATCTGGAGAAGCACGAGGACGGAGACGAGCCAGGTGTCGCGTTTGATCTGCCGCGAGCGGTGGCGGAAGAAGGGGAGTTTGTCCGAGCTTGGATCGCCGGCGATCGGAGTGGAAAACGAGAGGTTGCGATGAGATGCTTCATCGATCTGCGTCTTCGGCTCCGTCGTAACCTCCATTGCGGTTAGGGATCGGAGACGACGAGTGACAGAGAAGGTTTGTTTTATAAAAGTGGCGGGAAACTGCTTTTGAGAACAAACCGAAATGCTACGATCCGGTTTGGAATTGGTTACAGAAATTAAACTCCTCACAGTTCTCTAACCGGTTAAGCTTAGATAGGATCCGGTTTGGAATGGTTTGATGCCAGCATCTAAAGAATCATCTAAAGAATTCATACTCCTATGATTATTATAGTTTAGTTTCTAAGGTGTCTAGATTATcaaattcatcatttttttatattatgcgACACAATTGCATTCATttctagatttttttggttGAGTGCATCTCATCGATATGATGTGTATCTCATCGATATGATGTGTATCTCACTCCCATCTAACCGTTTCTGTTTGGAATTGGTTTGATGCTATCATCTAAAAAGAATTCCTACTCCTATAATTATTACAGTTTAATTTTAAGGTGTTTAGATTATCAAATTcatcattttttaaattaagcGACACACTTGCATTCATTTCATAGAAAATCTACCTCATTTATTATAAGCACATTGAAAAATGTTAATTGTGATGGTTTAAACAAAGTGTTTTAGTTTCAATTGCCTTAGTGTATATGACTTCACATGTGGATGCatagttttcaaattttgtgCATTTATCATCATCATGTTCAGCTATTTCAAAGATTCTTAGTTAAGAAAAATTTATCTGTTGAAATATAGAACTATGTGTTgtctcattttttttatttttttttgcagatcaGCATGGAAATCTTTTGGGATTATGAGAACGTAGGTCTCTCCTATGACTCCGATAAAACGAAAACGGCGTACAAGATTATAAAGGAGGCTCTGAGAAAAGAAGGTTGGACTGGACCTATCCACATTACAGTTGTTGTCGGCTATAAAAACACTTACGTGCCACAAGCTTTAAAGAAAGACCATAGGTTTAACATCGTAAGCGCGAAGCCATTCAACAGTAAGTTTTGGTGTTAGGttcattattaatataattactgTTTTGTTAATGTTTGGTTATTGTTAGGTTCATTATTAATATAACTAGGATTTAGACCTCCGCGAAAATCAATAATAagttttcaatattattttaaaataattacatcttaaattaatgatatagttaaaataaaacattaaagaaaaatataagattATTAAACGTTACTATAAAAAGATATTGAAAAAACTAATGTCAAAGTGATACAATACTTCAAAAATATTAGGTTTACTAaccaatattaaaatttaacattacttaaaatgattatatattgaatatttaaagaattacattttataaatcatttatatatatatctgtatatataaccgatatgttaaaaatattgagGATCAATAATTAgttgaaatttattataaataaaagatataaaactaATGCCGAAGTGATGTTATTCTTTAAAAGTGTTAGGTTTTATCAGCTTTGAAAAGTAACAGAAGATAAGTTTTgctgaaaatttgaaattttcaaaaaaaaaataaagagaatttAAGATTATTAAAAGGATTATAAATGAAAGGTATAAAATGATGATTTAATACACAATTTCCAAATTTTCATAGAActttttatgattaattttcaaaatcattatttgtaaacaaataCCTTCCCATAAATAAAACTACTAtgatcataaaaataattaaatgtcaAAAGGTGTATTACAAAAATGATAATGAGAAGTTAAAATCTAAGGTATATTTTCTAAGAAAGTTATGatcataagtaaaaaaaatacagaTGTGAAAAACTCAGACTTTTACAATAatgtttagttaattatttaaataaataatcaatatgTTAGTTAGACatgataaaaattaaacatgataaaaaaatttctatgGTAAAATAAAGATTTAGGGAAACAAATTATGGTTATCTCGATAACATGAGATAAAAGATACATCATAAtcaataaaaccaaatataaagTAGATATTGCACtaccaaataaataaaatatttgacaaatatgctttaccaaaaaaatcaaaatctgaaACCCAGAAATAGCGATTCAAATGTGGAACAAGAATTCTGAATTGATTTGGTTCACAGACTATATTGGAACACATTTGTAAAATGTATTGTTGTTAAACAAGTATAAAATTACCCGgactttttcttatatatatatatatatatatatataatatatattataggtTATTATATCAGTTATTCACTTTGGATTTATGGGGACTTAGCTAGATCTAAACCTGATCTTTCCTAGTCTAAATATAATTTTCGGATTAGATTAGGTTCGGTTTTGTTAAAGATAGCAGCTTTTTAACATTTGTATCATTTCACATATATTTTAGTTGAGTTCGGATTTCGGACTCGGATAATTTTTCCGGGTGCTTAAAATTAGTACGGAAAAGTGACGATAATTCTAACAAACAATTATAAgataattcaaaaaattatatataaatatttgatatatgaaaaattatgattgaaaatattaattattgaaAAATGTTATTGAAAaggtaagaaaaaataaaaagcattAGTAAGAAGATTCAACGCTAGTGAAAGTATGTAAACTAAACGTTATATTGGGAATTTGTCGCAAATTCATAAAAGAACTGAGGTTTTGAAATGGTTATtgtatttcttttctttgttaattTTCTCTAATaggaaacagagaagaagaataagGGACTTTTTACGTACCCAGTTCATAGCAAAAACTTTGTTCCATACAATGTATTTTATACAAAGAGAATTTTTCTACATGTATGCATCCATGACCTTCGACAAGGAGAGAGGACAGTAAAAAATAAAGATCAAAGAGAGAATGTCAGAGAGGATTTTCTTTTGGACTTTTACCTTTCGGATGCTATGGCTCTATGCATTaattttaacttctttttttttgctaaaattaattttaactttatgaTAAGCAGAATTCATAACCGTAGGATATTTACAGTGTCATGTGTGATACACCAagcatttgatttttttgtgtcAAAACTATGATCCATGATTATTTAACCGTAGGACATTTACAGCgaacataattaaaaatttatgagtAGTAAAATGTTTCTAAAATGTTTAAGTTTTTAAATGTTAAGCGGTTAGAGACAAATAGGTACAAAAAGAAAGATGCAACTGTTGGTGGCATTTTTCTGGATTCTACTACATCGGTAGAGACGGATCAGAAGAGAGttctttaatttttgttttgatttttcttggAAAGATTCAGCAGATTTATGAAAGTATTTGTGTCTTGGTTTTTGGGATAAAAATGACGATCAAGAACAAACCACAGCCATTAAATTAACATAAACAAATCTGGAAATTTGATTGATGAAAAATCAATCCGTATGAGAAAAATATTTGGAAGGAATAAAATATGAGATGTAAAAATTGAAATCTTCAATGTATAAATCTTTTCAAAGAGGTGTCTTTGAATGAAATAGGGTTGAGCCTTTTTGATTTGAAGGAATGCATTGATTCGAGAAGGCAAAAGACATCCTTTGGTTTAACAAATGATGATGTCATCCTTTTAACAGAAATCAAAATCTTAACCGTTAGATtgtaaaataaagtaaatttaaccgttagatattattatttttttcctataaaaaaatgATGATGTCAAAGGcagtttgctattatatatagattactGTGTTTTGGTTACAGGACCAAAGAATACGATTAGAAAAACAGCGGATAACCAAGTGGCGGACGTAAGAATAAAAGAGCTGATAAAAAAAATGGCTTGAACTACGTCCAAAGCCACAACGGGTTGTGTTACTCAGTGGAGATAAGAGGTTCGAGAAGTCACTAAAGCTGCTGACAAAagctggtcattctacactcgTTGTACACACCAGAAAAGCAAGAAGAGGTAAAAAGGAGCGCTCAATTAGAACGTTTGTTGGCCTATCAGCTAATCCAGCCAAGTCTTCTAAACAGAGAAAATGGGAGCGCCAAACTAATACAAGCAGCAGCTCGTACCCAGAGAAAATTGGATAGGGAATCGGCTGAAGCAGCTATAAAGATATCTGCTGCAGCTGAGACAGCTATAAAGTCAGCTGACT containing:
- the LOC108832783 gene encoding RHOMBOID-like protein 8, with protein sequence MEVTTEPKTQIDEASHRNLSFSTPIAGDPSSDKLPFFRHRSRQIKRDTWLVSVLVLLQIVVFAVTMGVNDCSRNSNGHCAAKLLGRFSFQPLSENPMLGPSASTFEHMGGLYWNALVEKHEIWRVLTSPWLHSGLFHLLINLGSLIFVGIFMEQRYGPFRIAVIYFLSGIVGSLFAVLFVRNIPSICSGAAFFGLIGAMLSALARNWNLYTSKVSALVIIITISTVNFLIGFLPYIDNFANIGGFISGFLLGFVLLFTPQLRQDPPPHKGKLFEDDMRSSTRLKEMFDRPVLRIVCLVLFCGILAGVLIAACWGVNLNRHCNWCRYVDCVPTRKWSCSDMTTSCEEMVSDAQLTLTCMANGKFRIFPYTNISQARTQDLCTLVCT